The following are from one region of the Silene latifolia isolate original U9 population chromosome 9, ASM4854445v1, whole genome shotgun sequence genome:
- the LOC141601945 gene encoding protein FAR1-RELATED SEQUENCE 5-like yields MIVENSKVNKGPVQSFRIVKEYVKGYQNVGASLEDFKKFWRDVKKFIKGYDAQMMIENFMHKKAMCSSYYFDFDVDDHGRLFRVCWFDPIAIKNYSLFGDMTSFGTTFNMNTYKMIFAPFTGVDHHKKCVTFEAGLIRKETDEDFVWLFQNFLSAMTNKYPVCIITDQDRGIRSGVKTVFGDKT; encoded by the coding sequence ATGATTGTTGAGAATTCTAAAGTGAATAAGGGGCCTGTGCAAAGCTTTAGGATAGTCAAAGAGTACGTGAAAGGGTATCAAAATGTAGGGGCATCACTCGAGGACTTCAAAAAATTTTGGAGGGATGtgaaaaaatttattaaagggtATGACGCGCAAATGATGATTGAAAATTTCATGCACAAAAAAGCCATGTGTAGTTCGTACTACTTTGATTTTGATGTTGACGATCATGGTCGACTATTTAGGGTTTGTTGGTTTGACCCTATAGCTATAAAGAATTACAGTCTCTTTGGTGATATGACGTCTTTTGGCACGACGTTTAATATGAACACGTATAAAATGATATTTGCACCTTTCACGGGGGTTGACCATCACAAGAAATGCGTGACATTTGAAGCAGGACTTATAAGGAAAGAGACTGATGAGGATTTCGTATGGTTGTTTCAGAATTTTCTGAGCGCAATGACCAATAAGTATCCTGTGTGCATAATTACTGATCAAGATAGAGGCATAAGATCAGGGGTTAAAACAGTGTTCGGGGACAAAACTTAG